The genome window TTTCGGTACCAGGGGCAAGAATGGTGCCATCTTCTAGGGTTGCCATATGTTCAGGATCTAAGTCCATGTATAGCTTACCTGGTTTGATGATAATTTCCCTTAAAATGTCGTTCTTTTGAATTACTTCGACAATACCACTAGATTGACAGAATACGTCTTTTACAACTTCTGTACCTGCTTCTACATACTGTCCATCTTCCACCATCAACAAGGAGATGTCTTTGTTAATTTCGTGGCTTTCTTCAGGAATCCAAATAAGAGTTCCTTCGGTGGTTACCTCATACCCCTGTTTTTTGTTCCCACGACCAGTTTCTAGTCCTGCATAACGCATGATACCACCTGTTTCGGTGGTGAAGGTATCGTCAATTAATTCGGCTACGATTTGGTTATTTTGAACTTTGGTGCCCGGGCTGACTTTGAGGGAGAAGCGATCGCCCCTAGGGGTATGAATTACATACTGTTGTTGATTGCCATGGTGTTCGAGGAATATATCCGCTTGATCGAGGGACACAGAAGCGGTAATAATTTCAATTTCCCGACTACCTTCTTCTAAACGGCATACCCCACCACTCTTGGTTTTTAGCTTACTTTCGGCTAATACGGAATTTTTCTTGATTTTTTCACCGTTTTTAACCACGGGTTCAGCATTAGGAGGAAGATTATAAACTTCCCCAGAGAGTACCCAAATCAAGCCGTTACGGGACGCTGTGATGGTGTTGTTGCCCTGTCTGTCGGTGGTGGTAAGGGGATCTACTTCTTGGAAAATCACCTCCCCTGCAAGGTCAGAGGCTACGTCTTTGGTCACTCTCTCGGTGGAGCGAGTTTTCTGGGGCATTACTTCGGCTAGGAGTTGTTCTTGGATAACTTCATCTCCTTCGCGCACCGCCAGTAAACTGTTCACAGGTACTAAAATTTTCTGATCTCCAATAATTAAGTTACCATTAACTTCTACCAATAATTTTTGGTCACCGTGACGGGTACGATTTTCCCTAACTTTTAATTTTTTATCAAATTTGACTTTTCCTGCCACGGGACTGATAATACGTTGGGCTACTTCCCCAGTGAACACCCCCCCAGTGTGGAAAGTACGCATGGTAAGCTGGGTACCTGGTTCCCCGATGGACTGAGCGGCGATAATACCGATGGCTTCTCCCATATTTACCCATTCTCCGTGAGCCAAGGACCAACCGTAACATTTTTGACATACAGAACGGGCAGTTTCGCAGGTGAGAGGAGATCTTACTTTTACTTTCTCCACGGTGTTACCGATAATTTTAGCTAAATCTTGATCGATGGACTGGTTGCGTAGGGCAATAACTTCCCCTGTGATCGGATGTACCACATCATCGGCTAATACCCGACCCAAGAGACGATCTCCTAAGGGGATTAAAGTGCGATCGCCATCTTTCATGGGTTCAATCCAGACCCCTTTATGAGTACCACAATCGGTTTCACGGATAATTACATCCTGAGATACATCCACCAAACGACGAGTAAGATAACCAGAGTCAGCGGTACGCAACGCTGTATCTACCAGACCTTTTCTCGCACCATAGGAAGAAATAATGTACTCAGTGACGGTCAAACCTTCACGGAAATTAGTTTTAATAGGTAAGTCAATAATTTCCCCTTGAGGATCAGCCATCAAGCCCCTCATACCAACCAACTGACGTACTTGGCTAATATTTCCCCTTGCCCCAGAAAACGCCATCATATAGACGGAGTTGAGGGGGTCAGATTGACGGAAGTTACGAACCACCTCATCTTTAAGAGATTCAGAAGTATCATTCCAAGTATCAATTACCTTTTGGAAACGCTCTACCTCAGTAATTTCCCCATTAGCATAACGGTTCATGGTAGTTTTAATGGTGGTTTCTGCCTCCGCCAACATCATTTTCTTGGCATCAGGTACTTTTAAATCTTCCACACTGATAGATACCGCTGCTTGGGTAGCATAATGAAAACCCATGGTTTTTAACTGATCACATACCGCTGCACAACGGGCTGAACCGAATTCGGTAAAGGTTTTGGCAATGAGTTTCTTTAAAGCCCCTTTATCAATAATTCTGTTATAGAAAACTTGGGGTTTTTTGCTTTGTTCTTTATTTTGAGACATCATCTTTATTGGTTGGTAATGGGTATTGGGTATTATTATTTACCTTTGACAAAGGGAAGTATTGAGAAGGGGCAAGTTAGTGTTACGGTTTTTTTTGATAATAACTAACCTTTCTTGACCCCTACAAATTTTTACTTACTTCCGAAAGAAATTAACAATTGATATGGCGTTTAATATTCATCATCCTCTTGCCCAAGACTAGCAAGGTTTTCATAGGTAGGACGCTTTGGTGCCCTTTGGGTAGTATCCATCAGGTCAATTTCCACGTGTTCACTGCCATCAATTACCTTATGGACAGACACATCCAAACCGAGGGATTGTAACTCACGGAGTAGTACCTTAAATGATTCAGGGGTACCAGGATGAGGAATAGATTTACCCTTAACGATCGCATTTAGAGCCTCATTACGCCCCTGCATATCATCAGATTTAACCGTTAATAACTCCTGTAGGGTATAAGCCGCCCCATAGGCCTCCAATGCCCATACCTCCATTTCTCCGAATCTTTGCCCACCATGTTGAGCTTTTCCGCCCAAGGGTTGTTGGGTTACGAGGGAGTAAGGGCCAGTGGAACGGGCATGAATCTTGTGCTGTACTAAGTGAACTAGTTTCAACATATAAGCCTTACCAATGGTTACAGGGTTATTAAAAGGTTCTCCCGTACGTCCGTCATAAACTTGAATTTTTCCAGGATGATTTTCATTAAATACCCAATCCTTACCATGTTTTTTGGCTGCATCACGGAGCAAACCATTAACGGTATTACGAGATGCTTCCTCCCCGTACATTTCATCAAAGGGAGTCATCTTGAAGCGATAGCCTAGGTGTTCCCCAGCCCAACCCAAGAGACATTCAAATACCTGACCAACGTTCATCCGAGAAGGTACACCGAGGGGGTTAAGGACAA of Cyanobacterium sp. HL-69 contains these proteins:
- the rpoC1 gene encoding DNA-directed RNA polymerase beta'' subunit RpoC1; translated protein: MSQNKEQSKKPQVFYNRIIDKGALKKLIAKTFTEFGSARCAAVCDQLKTMGFHYATQAAVSISVEDLKVPDAKKMMLAEAETTIKTTMNRYANGEITEVERFQKVIDTWNDTSESLKDEVVRNFRQSDPLNSVYMMAFSGARGNISQVRQLVGMRGLMADPQGEIIDLPIKTNFREGLTVTEYIISSYGARKGLVDTALRTADSGYLTRRLVDVSQDVIIRETDCGTHKGVWIEPMKDGDRTLIPLGDRLLGRVLADDVVHPITGEVIALRNQSIDQDLAKIIGNTVEKVKVRSPLTCETARSVCQKCYGWSLAHGEWVNMGEAIGIIAAQSIGEPGTQLTMRTFHTGGVFTGEVAQRIISPVAGKVKFDKKLKVRENRTRHGDQKLLVEVNGNLIIGDQKILVPVNSLLAVREGDEVIQEQLLAEVMPQKTRSTERVTKDVASDLAGEVIFQEVDPLTTTDRQGNNTITASRNGLIWVLSGEVYNLPPNAEPVVKNGEKIKKNSVLAESKLKTKSGGVCRLEEGSREIEIITASVSLDQADIFLEHHGNQQQYVIHTPRGDRFSLKVSPGTKVQNNQIVAELIDDTFTTETGGIMRYAGLETGRGNKKQGYEVTTEGTLIWIPEESHEINKDISLLMVEDGQYVEAGTEVVKDVFCQSSGIVEVIQKNDILREIIIKPGKLYMDLDPEHMATLEDGTILAPGTEIMAGITTEDECISEFVDTNEGVGLLLRPMKQYEVINTTQSPSQESLNSAGGKINLRPVLRTFFKDGERVKSVEGVQLVTTQLVLETTEGMSADIELIEDENNDDCFRLQIVVLESVMLRRELETEPNIVTTVTVSDGQEIMPGDVVATTQILCQENGIIRGIREGVEAIRRILVVRENDIIEIETEGVLLKQEGDFVTQGELIAEGVKAPDSGYVMETEGNTISLRHARPYRVSTGAILHIEQGDLVQRGDNLVLLVFERAKTGDIVQGLPRIEELLEARKPKEPAILARRPGVCQVEYKDDEAIDVKVIEDDGTISEYSLGPNQNIIVGDDQRVNTGDSLSDGLVSPHELLEVFYDYYKEHMGAYDAALGAMQKAQLFLVNQIQGVYQSQGIDISDKHIEVIVRQMTSKVHIDDGGDSIRLPGELVELRDIEKDNETLSLTGGAPIEYTPKLMGITKSSLNTDSFISAASFQETTRVLTEAAIEGKSDWLRGLKENVIIGRLIPAGTGFNAYDENMDWEDTEVGAGNSNYLGIDDVSAEYEEQNYIIPDSEDVIIDDKTARVLSPEDAIMDDDLIDDNYQS